One segment of Bernardetia sp. DNA contains the following:
- a CDS encoding insulinase family protein, which yields MKNKFILSIAFSVAFLFYACTPIPSGSTKELDRSQAPKAGEARQVEIANSKSFVLENGLQVFVVENHKLPQVSYSLVVDYDPIMEGKRVGMLDMFGSMLRRGTETRTKEQLDEEVDFMGANLITYSRGIYASSLKRHSDKLLSIFSDVLYNPSFTNEELEKVRNEALSNLQSLPSSPEQIANNVVSKVNYGNNHPYGEVETEATINAVKNEDLKDFHQTYFRPNVSYLAIVGDITLEEAKAQAKKYFGKWERKIVPQTKFDMPKAPEKPQVAISNRTGAVQTVINITYPVFYPLDSKDYVAARLMNGILGNSGFGARLIQNLREDKAYTYGAYSSLQPDELSSSFTMSASVRNEVTDSAVVEFLYELKRIKEEPVAEAELERAKASMIGSFVRSLERPQTVANFAINIARYGLPSDFYTNYIQKVNAVTVEDIQNAAKKYIKPENLTIVVVGDQSILVEKLAPFGNVQIYDAFGEMAARADQRILIGMTAEKVIQNYLKAIGGKKWNEVTAIEKAQTMTTPQGKIEQKVYIQNRQKLAFVVAERDIRQVYDGNKAYIITRGEAQELDMTQTANIKEQTFINPYAQYEKTNGYAVELLGAQVVDDKSVFEIKITHPKYGERLQYFDPKTNLLIKEVTASGEVMIGDYRKTANTQLLMPYKAKVSSPQGSYTINVESIKFNSNIDAKVFMVE from the coding sequence TCACAAATTACCACAAGTTTCTTATTCTTTGGTTGTAGATTATGACCCAATTATGGAAGGAAAAAGAGTGGGAATGTTAGATATGTTTGGCTCAATGCTTCGCCGTGGCACAGAAACACGCACTAAAGAACAACTAGATGAAGAGGTTGATTTTATGGGAGCCAATCTGATTACTTACTCTAGGGGAATCTATGCTTCTTCACTCAAGCGTCATTCTGACAAGTTACTCTCTATTTTTTCAGATGTTTTATACAATCCTTCTTTTACAAATGAGGAGTTGGAAAAAGTACGTAATGAAGCACTGTCTAATTTACAGTCATTGCCTTCTAGTCCAGAGCAGATTGCAAATAATGTGGTATCAAAGGTAAATTATGGCAATAATCATCCTTATGGAGAGGTAGAAACAGAAGCTACTATAAATGCTGTCAAAAATGAAGATTTGAAAGATTTTCATCAGACTTATTTTCGTCCTAATGTTTCTTATTTAGCTATTGTTGGAGATATTACACTAGAAGAAGCCAAAGCACAGGCTAAAAAATATTTTGGCAAGTGGGAAAGAAAGATAGTTCCCCAAACAAAATTTGATATGCCAAAAGCTCCTGAAAAACCTCAAGTAGCCATTTCTAACCGTACTGGTGCTGTTCAAACAGTTATTAATATTACTTATCCTGTTTTTTATCCGTTGGATAGCAAAGATTATGTAGCAGCTAGGCTGATGAATGGTATTTTGGGAAATAGTGGGTTTGGAGCAAGACTTATCCAAAACCTCCGTGAAGATAAAGCCTATACCTATGGTGCGTATTCTTCTCTTCAGCCAGACGAACTTTCATCTTCTTTTACAATGTCAGCTAGTGTGCGAAATGAAGTTACAGATAGTGCAGTTGTTGAGTTTTTATATGAACTAAAACGTATAAAAGAAGAGCCTGTTGCAGAGGCTGAATTAGAAAGAGCAAAGGCTAGTATGATTGGTTCGTTTGTACGCTCTTTAGAACGCCCTCAAACAGTAGCAAATTTTGCTATCAATATAGCCAGATATGGTTTGCCATCCGATTTTTATACCAACTATATCCAAAAAGTAAATGCTGTAACAGTAGAAGATATTCAGAATGCAGCAAAGAAATATATCAAGCCAGAAAATCTAACCATTGTAGTTGTAGGAGACCAAAGCATTTTGGTAGAAAAACTAGCTCCATTTGGCAATGTGCAAATATATGACGCTTTTGGAGAAATGGCTGCTCGGGCAGACCAACGTATTTTGATTGGTATGACAGCCGAAAAAGTAATTCAAAATTACTTAAAAGCTATTGGAGGTAAAAAATGGAATGAAGTAACAGCTATTGAAAAAGCACAAACCATGACTACGCCCCAAGGAAAGATAGAACAAAAGGTATATATTCAGAACCGACAAAAATTAGCTTTTGTAGTTGCTGAAAGAGACATCCGACAAGTATATGATGGAAATAAAGCCTATATCATAACAAGAGGAGAAGCACAAGAGCTTGATATGACACAGACAGCAAATATAAAGGAGCAAACTTTTATTAATCCATACGCACAGTATGAAAAAACGAATGGTTATGCTGTTGAGTTACTTGGAGCGCAAGTAGTAGATGATAAATCAGTATTTGAAATAAAAATTACACATCCAAAATACGGAGAACGTTTACAATATTTTGACCCAAAAACGAATCTTCTCATAAAAGAAGTAACCGCATCAGGAGAGGTTATGATAGGAGACTATCGCAAAACGGCAAATACACAACTTTTGATGCCTTACAAAGCAAAAGTAAGTTCTCCACAAGGTTCTTATACTATAAATGTAGAGAGTATCAAATTCAACTCTAACATTGATGCTAAAGTTTTTATGGTGGAGTAA